In Candidatus Falkowbacteria bacterium, a genomic segment contains:
- a CDS encoding Gmad2 immunoglobulin-like domain-containing protein, protein MKKNHFIILYIIIIGLIAVIISTRDQWLSGKSVPLTEPPEVSNFNECVAMGFPVQESYPRRCIANQTQTFTEEITPPLEPTEQDNLNITVSSPKKNESISSPVTIKGQARGNWYFEASFPVAIYDSNNLLLAQAPATAEGEWMTENFVPFSLTLSFPKPSTATGKIILKKDNPSGLPEYDDQIEVPIIFSSKASE, encoded by the coding sequence ATGAAGAAAAATCACTTCATCATTTTATACATCATAATAATCGGATTAATTGCCGTTATTATTAGTACCCGCGATCAATGGCTATCTGGAAAATCGGTGCCCCTAACAGAGCCACCGGAAGTATCTAATTTTAACGAATGTGTTGCCATGGGATTCCCAGTACAAGAAAGTTATCCTCGCCGTTGTATAGCCAACCAAACTCAAACCTTTACCGAGGAAATCACTCCCCCGCTTGAACCAACCGAACAAGATAATTTGAATATTACTGTATCTAGTCCCAAGAAAAATGAATCTATCAGTTCACCAGTCACAATAAAAGGTCAAGCCCGTGGAAACTGGTATTTTGAAGCATCATTTCCAGTAGCGATTTATGATTCAAATAATCTACTGCTCGCCCAAGCCCCGGCAACTGCCGAGGGTGAATGGATGACAGAAAATTTTGTGCCTTTCTCACTAACTCTTTCCTTTCCAAAACCAAGCACAGCTACTGGTAAAATTATTTTAAAAAAAGATAACCCTTCTGGGTTACCTGAATACGATGACCAAATAGAAGTCCCAATAATTTTTTCTTCTAAAGCTAGTGAATAA
- the greA gene encoding transcription elongation factor GreA yields the protein MTDQIISEEGYQKLEEEYHYLTTLKRREIADRIEKAKELGDLSENAEYADAKEAQAFNEGRVSEIANLLKNLTVVRNISKNEVGMGSKVVVEINGEKKEYTIVSFNQADPLTGQISNESPLGIAFVGKKVGDTVVVHSPKGEMTYKIISIA from the coding sequence ATGACTGATCAAATTATATCTGAGGAAGGCTACCAAAAATTAGAAGAGGAATATCACTATCTAACAACGTTAAAGCGTCGTGAGATTGCTGACCGAATTGAAAAAGCCAAAGAGCTTGGTGACTTAAGTGAAAACGCTGAATATGCCGATGCCAAAGAGGCTCAAGCATTTAATGAGGGTCGAGTTTCTGAAATCGCTAATTTATTAAAAAATTTAACTGTCGTAAGAAATATTTCCAAGAATGAAGTTGGGATGGGTTCAAAAGTAGTAGTTGAAATTAATGGAGAAAAAAAGGAATATACTATTGTGAGTTTTAATCAGGCTGATCCTTTGACTGGACAGATTTCAAATGAATCTCCATTAGGAATTGCTTTTGTGGGAAAGAAAGTTGGTGATACTGTTGTCGTGCACAGTCCAAAAGGGGAGATGACGTATAAAATAATTTCAATAGCTTAG
- the serS gene encoding serine--tRNA ligase translates to MLDIKFIRENKDLIIKNSQDRLSTVDINTLLRADEKYRHLLGQIEELRAKRNQGSKNKPSQAEIAAMKDVGDLISSLEDEVRVVEGEVHQLLLSVPNLAHADVKRSDNEEDNPVLETVGTIPKLNFAPKDHVELAESLDLVDFERGTKVAGAKFYYLKNELALLSLALNQYVLHIVMKHGYKFMITPDVARNSIIEGLGFNPRGESSQVYQLESQDLGLVGTSEITLGGYHSEEVLALEKLPIKYVGLSHCFRTEAGAYSKFSKGIFRVHQFEKIEMFIYAVPDQAESLHQEMLEIEKEIFSGLGIPFRVVDHCTADLGAPSYRTFDLEAWLLGKPNKEGGAGDWAEITSTSNCTDYQSRSLNIKYVNKEGKKELVYTLNGTANPGVRALIAIMENYQQADGSIKIPEVLIPYMNGVKIIQKTS, encoded by the coding sequence ATGTTGGATATAAAGTTTATTCGTGAGAACAAAGACTTGATTATAAAAAATAGTCAAGATCGCCTTAGTACTGTTGATATTAATACATTGCTTCGAGCTGATGAAAAATATCGGCACTTACTTGGCCAGATTGAAGAATTACGAGCCAAACGAAACCAAGGTTCAAAAAATAAACCTTCTCAAGCAGAAATTGCTGCCATGAAAGACGTTGGAGATTTAATCTCTTCTTTAGAGGATGAGGTGCGAGTAGTAGAGGGAGAAGTTCATCAATTACTATTATCAGTACCAAACCTAGCACACGCTGATGTTAAGCGAAGTGACAATGAAGAAGATAATCCGGTTTTGGAAACGGTGGGTACAATTCCTAAATTGAATTTTGCGCCAAAAGATCATGTTGAATTAGCTGAGAGTTTAGATTTGGTTGATTTTGAGCGGGGGACCAAAGTTGCAGGTGCTAAGTTTTATTATTTAAAAAATGAATTAGCTCTTTTAAGTCTGGCGTTGAACCAATATGTTTTACATATTGTTATGAAGCATGGTTATAAGTTCATGATTACGCCAGATGTTGCCAGAAACTCAATTATTGAAGGCCTTGGTTTTAATCCTCGTGGTGAATCAAGTCAAGTTTATCAACTTGAAAGTCAAGATTTGGGCTTAGTGGGGACTTCAGAGATTACCTTAGGTGGGTATCATAGTGAGGAAGTCTTAGCATTAGAAAAGTTGCCAATTAAGTATGTTGGTTTATCGCATTGTTTTCGAACTGAAGCTGGAGCCTATTCAAAGTTTTCTAAAGGAATTTTTCGTGTTCATCAATTTGAAAAAATAGAAATGTTCATTTATGCAGTGCCAGACCAAGCTGAAAGTTTGCATCAAGAAATGCTAGAAATTGAAAAAGAAATATTTTCCGGTTTAGGTATTCCTTTTAGAGTTGTTGATCATTGTACAGCTGATTTGGGCGCACCGTCATATCGAACCTTTGACTTGGAAGCTTGGTTGCTAGGTAAGCCAAATAAAGAGGGAGGTGCAGGGGATTGGGCAGAAATTACTTCCACTTCAAATTGTACTGATTATCAATCAAGATCACTTAACATAAAATATGTTAACAAGGAAGGGAAAAAAGAATTAGTCTATACCCTTAACGGCACAGCCAATCCAGGAGTACGAGCCTTGATTGCAATTATGGAAAATTACCAGCAGGCAGATGGGTCAATTAAAATTCCAGAAGTTCTGATTCCATATATGAATGGAGTTAAGATAATACAGAAAACTTCTTAA
- a CDS encoding cell division protein FtsQ/DivIB — MSPHHYQRQYTPLRRPSHRFGNPYFRSRASDKVSVSRVKNSVAWVSFRIWMYLILFGILLIALIWLICFSPFLTISQIEISGAREERIQSIEQSAWDQASQHRFWLLSQSHLYLFNSNFFKEKLLEQYSLNEVQIKKVVPKKLKIVITEKTPVAVWIENDAYYLIDGEGWVINTVGGPMPDLVTIHNNGQPKLNNKRLEGQESLIKASIDLKSSLDSKFAYLESDQIITTYERNSLTLILKDGDLIYFTIDEPISSQLDRLDALIKGQLKNQLSGVSYIDLRFGDKVYYK, encoded by the coding sequence ATGTCTCCTCATCATTACCAAAGACAATATACTCCACTGCGACGACCAAGCCATCGTTTTGGTAATCCATACTTCCGTAGTCGAGCATCTGATAAAGTTTCGGTCTCTCGGGTAAAAAACTCAGTGGCATGGGTCTCATTCAGAATTTGGATGTATCTAATATTATTCGGAATCTTACTAATCGCTTTAATTTGGTTAATTTGTTTTTCTCCCTTTCTAACGATTTCTCAGATTGAAATAAGCGGTGCCAGGGAAGAACGAATTCAATCTATTGAACAATCAGCTTGGGATCAAGCGAGCCAACACCGTTTCTGGCTTTTGTCGCAGTCCCATCTTTATTTATTTAACAGTAATTTTTTTAAAGAAAAATTATTGGAGCAATATAGTCTTAACGAGGTCCAGATCAAAAAAGTAGTACCAAAAAAATTAAAGATTGTTATAACAGAAAAAACGCCGGTTGCAGTCTGGATTGAAAATGATGCCTATTATTTAATTGATGGTGAAGGTTGGGTAATTAATACGGTTGGAGGCCCAATGCCTGATTTAGTAACCATCCATAATAATGGCCAGCCAAAGTTAAATAATAAGCGCCTGGAAGGCCAGGAGAGCCTTATAAAGGCTAGTATAGACCTAAAATCAAGCCTAGACAGTAAATTTGCTTATTTAGAATCTGACCAGATTATAACAACCTATGAACGTAATTCACTTACTCTTATATTAAAAGATGGAGACCTTATATATTTTACTATTGATGAACCGATTTCTTCCCAGCTTGATCGATTAGATGCTTTAATTAAAGGACAGTTAAAAAATCAGCTTTCGGGAGTCAGCTATATTGATCTACGGTTTGGAGATAAGGTATACTATAAGTAG
- a CDS encoding CAP domain-containing protein, whose translation MSQIFKRMYWSTVIVTSLLLIIGIGWFLFQSPNSEKFSDTKIIDSWSVVNKVKEFSANIFDPNPLRFEGDAEQGFLTTQGVLSETNRYRQAEGLKVLSFNAKLEQSAKAKLEDMFEQKYFAHVSKTGEGPGELASTAQYEFIVVGENLALGNFADDSELVKAWMDSPGHRANIMNKNYRDIGIAVGRGVFEGKLTWLAVQEFGIPISLCNSVNESQEVLIISNKEQLALWDAEIKKKYQALSKLPRTSPEYQSKALEYNTLVDTYNALSRRTKAIVSEYNEDVTLYNDCLKGFNL comes from the coding sequence ATGTCTCAAATATTTAAAAGAATGTATTGGTCGACAGTTATTGTAACATCACTACTTTTAATTATCGGTATAGGATGGTTTCTTTTCCAATCTCCAAATAGTGAGAAATTTTCAGATACTAAAATTATTGATTCCTGGTCAGTAGTTAATAAAGTTAAGGAATTTTCAGCCAATATTTTTGACCCAAATCCATTACGTTTTGAAGGGGATGCAGAACAAGGCTTTTTGACTACTCAGGGTGTTCTTTCCGAGACCAATCGGTATCGTCAGGCTGAAGGGTTAAAAGTATTATCATTTAACGCTAAATTAGAACAATCAGCTAAAGCTAAACTGGAAGATATGTTTGAACAAAAATATTTTGCTCATGTTTCTAAAACAGGGGAGGGGCCAGGTGAATTAGCATCGACTGCTCAATATGAATTTATTGTTGTTGGCGAAAACTTAGCATTGGGAAATTTTGCTGATGATTCGGAATTAGTAAAAGCTTGGATGGATAGCCCTGGTCACCGGGCAAATATTATGAATAAAAATTATCGAGATATTGGGATTGCAGTTGGTAGGGGAGTGTTTGAGGGAAAACTGACCTGGCTGGCCGTTCAAGAGTTTGGTATTCCAATTTCACTTTGTAATAGTGTTAATGAAAGTCAGGAAGTTCTAATTATTTCAAACAAAGAGCAACTTGCTCTGTGGGATGCGGAAATCAAGAAAAAATATCAAGCTCTATCAAAACTACCAAGGACAAGTCCTGAGTATCAAAGTAAAGCTCTTGAATATAATACATTAGTGGATACGTATAATGCGTTATCTCGTCGAACCAAAGCTATAGTTTCAGAATATAATGAAGATGTCACTTTGTATAATGATTGTCTTAAAGGTTTTAACTTATAA
- a CDS encoding EamA family transporter: protein MNKWILPLALLIFFEAVADIFAKNWSIHKSVWIAVTSLTFYLIANSFWLFALKNGAQLGRGAIIFSVASAIIAILLGVLLYKEPVSKLQTAGLILGVVSIILLFWE, encoded by the coding sequence ATGAATAAATGGATTTTACCCCTGGCTCTCTTAATATTTTTTGAAGCCGTGGCTGATATATTTGCAAAAAACTGGTCAATTCATAAATCAGTCTGGATTGCCGTCACTAGTCTTACTTTTTATCTAATTGCCAATTCTTTTTGGTTATTTGCTTTAAAGAATGGAGCTCAACTTGGTCGAGGTGCCATTATCTTTTCTGTTGCTTCGGCGATTATTGCAATTCTACTCGGGGTGCTTCTGTATAAAGAGCCAGTTAGTAAACTACAAACAGCTGGACTTATTCTAGGTGTAGTTTCTATTATATTATTATTTTGGGAATAA